The Paenibacillus sp. RUD330 genome has a segment encoding these proteins:
- a CDS encoding S-layer homology domain-containing protein — protein sequence MAWKGSLAKGRRTAVSLLACLVLAGGLAPAESRAEGKVETKRFTGAPGQWDGIQADAVSGDSPLQMLKAVQRQGKLHMLVKGSDVREDGVFYIQAGGDAAEGAFVKHWSDSSRVDYKIEGGRLYRYREGGWEDAGIAEAAGTASALETAVDLSLLGSGRPGPIKVAYSHMPDNSFLPDPGKPMLAADAEAEAYGPDPDVVVDGQAEDWSGLLPAAESEDGLTKLYAAENNEALSILAKGKAADFNDIFLDTDREKATGFNANWLWPESGFDFLFENGELYANRGGGWDWAALEGEGISYREGDAGDDRILEASIPLSLLGLQAAAPIRIGFNGGDRYAPKASGAAAKVTPSLPRVKVDGNDSEWTGVRAAASGTGVLNDLSAFVKNGNLHVLAHGTDLSGEKNLFINSDNDSATGYQGWQYGATGADYLVQNGIVYESAGSGWEWREHGAAESVVSSVYAPPGQSILEETVDMAGWPGRSGTVRVALGVGDDYAPAAGSAAMAAALTESGTGIIVDGRDEEWASVDNRAMSGLGTTTLRAVRDEEKLYLLAQGTDLNTQNEFFIDSDSDASTGWQSAEWPGSGIDYKLSRNSLYRYDGSGGWIPAGKAWNESYPDHNLAYVYLGMIGADASSRIGAAYVSKQSVSLPAPGSPLLDVRASVRQPRDPQAFYPRESFEVLNNPYMGWAAWSRDGDKPSGEPYVQPHSLVYAGMTWKELEPEKGRYDWAGIEDKYQFAYWASLGKKVNLRVVLDLPGDGPHRDIPDWLYDELVASEGASGAGKSYQTASIGSGFAPNYSSSVLIEEHKRLIEALGKRYDRDPRIAFIQIGSLGHWGEFHNWPEEDSGKFPNLGISDSYVQAYVDSFPHKLLGMRKPFPIAADNKLGLFNDVFGDKGSTQSWLSWTKEGWSDIGLYMDPGQDASEVKAASRMPDFWQSNYSGGEFTSGNPLLSLRDDAIMESLREARASHTSWLGPSAPADYRVGAGSVTGEVQENMDSMLKTMGYRFVLESVKHPYEAVAGRSISIASDWTNKGVAPFYLNWPVAVALADAEGRVIPATVTKAEADIRKWLPGGHQTELPLHVPEGLRPGAYTVVAGILDPDTGQPGLTLAIDGGREDGWHSLDRLEVKSPETTPTSTPTSMPTPTSSSTPTPNPTPTPTPTPTPAETPPPVLSPAPSASPPASEPEVQRVGYLPASADGIVAVQLEAGKKELRIPVALAVDAGMTLTFAAERFSLALPAGLIRQLKEWSGREGLSDADLYLKWHSADAAALASGLSARQLPEGSSYHAAGEAIALEAGLRQEGGVIIPLARLDEPAILSMKPAAGADPKLTGLYSVEAGGEPAYLGGGLSGNEWRAGLRQLGGATFVLLAADIRFTDVPQGHWALQDIRSLAAKRIVQGIGAGRFAPGSGISRAEFAVMLAKALDVQPEKTKPGFTDAASTAYYAGYAEALAKLGIIGGSRFMPRDAVTRQEAALMLQRAYEAAGSPAALRQPEGDVLDAFSDRDSAAVWARAALRFLVGNGLMNGTAAAALEPAGTVSRAQAAVLLSRWLELSQPIGKEWNRQISSLE from the coding sequence ATGGCGTGGAAAGGGAGTCTCGCCAAAGGAAGAAGAACGGCCGTGTCGCTGCTGGCCTGCCTGGTGCTGGCCGGAGGTCTTGCTCCTGCTGAGTCGCGCGCGGAAGGGAAGGTCGAAACGAAGCGGTTCACCGGAGCTCCCGGACAGTGGGACGGCATCCAAGCCGACGCCGTGTCCGGAGATAGCCCGCTGCAGATGCTGAAGGCGGTGCAGAGACAAGGCAAGCTGCATATGCTGGTCAAAGGCTCTGACGTGCGGGAGGATGGCGTGTTCTATATCCAGGCAGGAGGAGACGCGGCAGAGGGGGCGTTCGTGAAGCATTGGAGCGACTCCTCCCGCGTGGATTACAAGATTGAAGGAGGCCGCTTGTACCGCTATCGGGAAGGCGGATGGGAGGATGCAGGGATTGCGGAAGCCGCCGGCACGGCTTCGGCGCTGGAGACGGCGGTTGATCTCTCCTTGCTGGGAAGCGGGAGACCGGGTCCGATCAAGGTCGCTTACAGCCATATGCCGGACAACTCCTTCCTGCCCGATCCGGGCAAGCCGATGCTGGCGGCAGACGCGGAGGCCGAAGCGTACGGTCCGGATCCTGATGTCGTCGTGGACGGGCAGGCGGAGGACTGGTCCGGCCTGCTCCCGGCAGCGGAATCGGAGGACGGTCTGACGAAGCTCTACGCGGCGGAAAACAACGAGGCGCTTTCGATTCTCGCGAAGGGCAAGGCGGCGGACTTCAACGATATTTTCCTCGATACGGACCGGGAGAAGGCGACCGGCTTCAACGCCAATTGGCTATGGCCGGAAAGCGGCTTCGACTTCCTCTTCGAGAACGGCGAGCTCTATGCCAACCGCGGGGGAGGCTGGGATTGGGCCGCACTGGAGGGCGAAGGGATCAGCTACCGGGAGGGAGACGCAGGCGACGACCGCATCCTCGAGGCCTCGATTCCCCTTTCCCTGCTCGGGCTTCAGGCTGCGGCCCCGATTCGGATCGGCTTCAATGGCGGCGACCGCTATGCGCCCAAGGCCTCTGGAGCCGCCGCCAAGGTCACTCCGTCCCTGCCGCGGGTGAAGGTGGACGGAAATGATTCCGAATGGACAGGCGTGCGGGCTGCCGCTTCCGGTACCGGCGTCTTGAACGATCTCTCTGCTTTTGTCAAGAACGGGAACCTCCACGTGCTGGCGCACGGGACCGATCTGTCGGGGGAGAAAAATCTGTTCATCAACAGCGACAATGACAGCGCGACCGGGTACCAGGGCTGGCAATACGGCGCGACCGGCGCCGATTACCTGGTCCAGAACGGCATCGTGTACGAAAGCGCGGGCTCGGGCTGGGAGTGGAGGGAGCATGGAGCGGCCGAAAGCGTCGTCTCTTCCGTATATGCCCCGCCGGGTCAAAGCATTCTGGAGGAAACCGTCGATATGGCGGGCTGGCCCGGGCGCTCGGGCACGGTCCGGGTGGCGTTGGGAGTCGGGGATGACTACGCTCCGGCTGCCGGTTCGGCTGCGATGGCCGCTGCGCTGACCGAGAGCGGGACGGGCATCATCGTCGACGGCCGGGACGAGGAGTGGGCTTCCGTCGACAACAGGGCGATGTCCGGCTTGGGGACGACAACGCTCCGAGCCGTTCGGGACGAGGAGAAGCTGTATCTGCTGGCGCAGGGGACCGATCTGAACACGCAGAATGAGTTCTTCATCGACAGCGACTCCGACGCATCGACGGGCTGGCAATCGGCGGAGTGGCCGGGCAGCGGCATCGACTACAAGCTGAGCCGCAACTCGCTGTACCGCTACGACGGTTCGGGAGGCTGGATTCCGGCGGGAAAAGCGTGGAACGAGTCCTATCCCGATCATAATCTCGCGTATGTGTATCTGGGCATGATCGGGGCGGATGCCTCCAGCCGGATCGGCGCCGCCTATGTGTCCAAGCAATCGGTCTCGCTGCCTGCGCCGGGATCGCCGCTGCTCGACGTGCGCGCTTCCGTCCGGCAGCCTCGCGATCCGCAAGCATTCTATCCCCGGGAAAGCTTCGAGGTGCTGAACAATCCGTACATGGGCTGGGCGGCATGGTCCAGGGACGGGGACAAGCCGTCCGGCGAGCCCTACGTCCAGCCTCACAGCCTTGTATATGCGGGCATGACCTGGAAAGAGCTCGAACCGGAGAAAGGCCGTTACGACTGGGCGGGAATCGAGGACAAATACCAGTTCGCCTACTGGGCAAGCCTCGGGAAAAAGGTGAACCTGCGCGTTGTGCTCGACCTTCCGGGCGATGGTCCTCACAGAGATATTCCGGACTGGCTGTACGACGAGCTAGTCGCAAGCGAGGGAGCGTCCGGGGCGGGAAAATCATATCAGACCGCTTCCATCGGCTCCGGCTTTGCGCCCAATTACAGCAGCTCCGTCTTGATCGAGGAGCACAAGCGGCTCATCGAAGCGCTGGGCAAGCGGTATGACCGGGATCCCCGCATCGCGTTCATCCAGATCGGCTCGCTCGGGCATTGGGGGGAATTCCACAACTGGCCGGAGGAGGATTCGGGGAAATTCCCGAATCTCGGCATATCCGACTCGTATGTCCAGGCGTACGTGGACAGCTTCCCCCATAAGCTGCTCGGCATGCGCAAGCCGTTCCCGATCGCGGCCGACAACAAGCTCGGTCTGTTCAACGACGTGTTCGGCGACAAAGGCTCTACGCAATCATGGCTGTCCTGGACGAAGGAAGGATGGTCGGACATCGGGCTTTATATGGATCCCGGACAGGACGCTTCCGAGGTGAAGGCCGCTTCCCGGATGCCGGATTTCTGGCAGAGCAACTATTCGGGAGGCGAATTCACAAGCGGCAATCCGCTGCTCTCCTTGCGTGATGACGCCATCATGGAATCCCTTCGGGAAGCGCGCGCTTCCCATACGTCCTGGCTGGGGCCTTCCGCTCCGGCGGATTACAGGGTCGGTGCCGGCAGCGTGACCGGGGAAGTGCAGGAGAACATGGATTCCATGCTGAAGACGATGGGGTACCGGTTCGTGCTGGAATCCGTCAAGCATCCTTACGAAGCGGTGGCGGGCCGGAGCATTTCCATCGCTTCCGATTGGACCAACAAGGGCGTGGCTCCCTTCTACTTGAATTGGCCGGTCGCAGTCGCGCTGGCGGATGCCGAAGGCCGCGTCATTCCTGCTACCGTGACGAAGGCGGAAGCGGATATCCGCAAGTGGCTTCCGGGCGGACATCAGACGGAGCTGCCGCTGCATGTTCCCGAAGGTCTTCGCCCGGGAGCCTATACAGTTGTTGCCGGCATTCTGGATCCGGATACCGGCCAACCCGGCCTAACGCTCGCGATTGATGGAGGCCGGGAGGACGGCTGGCATTCGCTTGACCGCTTGGAGGTGAAGAGTCCGGAGACAACGCCGACATCGACCCCAACATCGATGCCAACGCCGACATCGTCATCGACGCCAACGCCAAACCCGACGCCAACGCCAACCCCGACGCCGACTCCGGCGGAAACGCCTCCGCCGGTCTTGAGTCCGGCTCCATCAGCGTCGCCTCCGGCGTCCGAACCGGAGGTGCAGCGGGTCGGCTACCTGCCGGCGAGCGCGGACGGAATCGTTGCCGTCCAATTGGAGGCCGGCAAAAAGGAGCTTCGGATTCCCGTTGCCTTGGCCGTCGACGCCGGGATGACTTTGACATTCGCAGCGGAACGGTTCAGCCTCGCTCTGCCCGCTGGCTTGATCCGGCAGCTCAAGGAATGGTCGGGCCGGGAAGGCTTGAGTGATGCGGACCTGTATCTGAAGTGGCATTCCGCCGATGCGGCCGCTCTGGCTTCGGGCCTGTCGGCGCGGCAGCTTCCAGAAGGCAGCTCGTATCATGCGGCGGGAGAGGCGATTGCTCTGGAGGCTGGACTTCGGCAGGAAGGCGGCGTCATCATTCCGCTTGCCCGCTTGGACGAGCCCGCCATCCTGAGCATGAAGCCCGCTGCCGGAGCCGATCCGAAGCTGACCGGCCTTTACTCCGTCGAAGCCGGAGGAGAACCGGCTTACCTCGGCGGCGGGCTCTCCGGCAATGAATGGCGGGCAGGCCTGCGGCAGCTTGGCGGCGCCACCTTCGTGCTGCTGGCTGCGGACATCCGTTTCACGGATGTTCCGCAAGGGCATTGGGCCCTGCAGGACATCCGCTCTCTCGCAGCGAAGCGAATCGTGCAGGGGATCGGGGCGGGAAGGTTCGCGCCCGGATCCGGCATATCCCGAGCTGAGTTCGCCGTGATGCTGGCCAAGGCGCTCGATGTCCAGCCCGAGAAGACGAAGCCGGGCTTCACGGATGCGGCTTCTACCGCGTATTACGCCGGTTACGCGGAAGCTCTGGCGAAGCTCGGCATTATAGGCGGCAGCCGGTTCATGCCGAGGGATGCCGTCACCCGACAGGAAGCCGCCTTGATGCTGCAAAGGGCGTATGAAGCCGCGGGAAGCCCGGCGGCGCTGCGGCAGCCGGAAGGCGATGTGCTGGATGCCTTCTCCGACCGGGACAGCGCTGCGGTATGGGCGCGGGCCGCGCTGCGTTTCCTGGTAGGGAACGGGCTCATGAACGGAACGGCGGCTGCCGCACTGGAGCCGGCGGGAACCGTCAGCCGAGCTCAAGCGGCCGTGCTGCTGTCCCGCTGGCTGGAGCTTTCACAACCGATCGGGAAGGAATGGAATCGTCAAATAAGCTCGCTTGAATGA
- a CDS encoding sugar ABC transporter substrate-binding protein, whose protein sequence is MKTRKRYAGLTAIALMGSMMLAACGSNGNPEENSSANAPASSPAAAPSNGAEPSGEKISGKITYSQWGTNVETEQTKELLKAFNEAYPDIQVEVVSKDWGTYWTSLTAQASSKDLPDVYKISYAYVDKYAKLGALKDLTGLISSSNFSLSDFEPGVLAAHQVDGKQVSLPRDANTIVLYYNKGLFDDKKSNPAGAAYPGAEMTWDEALGIAKKMTIDKNGKTAEDPDFDPKNIVQWGLTMDPAGSADSVLEPQLISAGGALVTEDQSLAIDSPEDKKVLEFFRDLVTKEHVTPTASQSQSLSKEPFLTLTTGKVAMSFAGSWSASEFKKANIKFDTVLPPKFKETKTVVQVAGNALSPYSKNEKAAWALLSWLAGPEGQVALAKQGQSIPANKQAADTYLGTDEGYNKSTFIDAQKFAITTPFFDGKEKLLWEIIPQKLAQPLSGKGSLDDVLGEIKSLYGK, encoded by the coding sequence ATGAAGACGAGAAAAAGGTATGCGGGTTTGACGGCGATCGCGTTGATGGGCTCCATGATGCTGGCGGCATGCGGCAGCAACGGCAATCCGGAGGAGAATTCTTCCGCCAATGCGCCGGCAAGCAGCCCTGCGGCGGCTCCTTCCAACGGAGCGGAGCCTTCGGGGGAGAAAATCTCAGGCAAGATCACCTATTCCCAGTGGGGAACCAACGTCGAGACCGAGCAGACGAAAGAGCTGCTTAAAGCGTTCAATGAAGCCTATCCTGACATCCAGGTGGAAGTGGTCAGCAAGGATTGGGGAACCTACTGGACTTCGCTCACGGCACAGGCGTCGTCCAAGGATTTGCCCGACGTCTACAAAATCAGCTACGCCTATGTGGACAAATATGCGAAGCTCGGAGCCCTTAAAGACCTTACCGGACTCATCTCTTCCTCGAACTTCAGCCTGAGCGACTTCGAGCCGGGCGTCCTGGCCGCCCATCAAGTGGACGGCAAGCAGGTATCGCTGCCCCGCGACGCGAACACCATCGTCCTCTACTACAATAAGGGCTTGTTTGACGACAAGAAGAGCAATCCTGCCGGAGCCGCCTATCCGGGAGCCGAGATGACATGGGATGAAGCGCTTGGCATCGCCAAGAAAATGACGATCGACAAAAACGGCAAGACGGCCGAGGATCCGGACTTCGATCCGAAGAACATCGTCCAATGGGGCTTGACGATGGATCCGGCAGGCTCTGCCGACTCCGTGCTCGAGCCGCAGCTCATCTCGGCCGGGGGCGCCTTGGTCACGGAAGACCAGTCGCTGGCGATCGACAGTCCGGAGGACAAAAAGGTGCTGGAGTTCTTCCGCGATCTCGTCACGAAAGAGCATGTGACGCCTACCGCCAGCCAGAGCCAATCGCTGTCCAAGGAGCCTTTCCTCACGCTGACCACAGGCAAAGTGGCGATGAGCTTCGCCGGCTCCTGGTCGGCCAGCGAATTCAAGAAGGCGAATATCAAATTCGATACGGTGCTGCCTCCAAAGTTCAAGGAAACGAAAACGGTCGTTCAGGTGGCGGGCAACGCGCTCAGTCCGTATTCCAAAAACGAGAAGGCGGCATGGGCGCTGCTGAGCTGGCTCGCCGGTCCTGAAGGCCAGGTCGCTCTCGCCAAGCAGGGACAGTCGATTCCGGCGAACAAGCAGGCGGCGGACACTTATCTGGGAACCGATGAAGGCTACAACAAGAGCACGTTCATCGACGCCCAGAAATTCGCCATCACGACGCCGTTCTTCGACGGCAAGGAGAAGCTGTTATGGGAGATCATTCCTCAGAAGCTCGCCCAGCCGCTGTCCGGCAAAGGCAGTCTGGACGATGTCCTCGGGGAGATCAAATCCCTTTACGGCAAGTAA
- a CDS encoding TetR family transcriptional regulator: MEIALRRFAKDGYHVTKISDIVAEAGVAQGTFYWHFKSKEAIALEIVLDGRRQLLEVIAQGYRRETGTVQDMVQVSEALLARLFLFAESNRDLMEMLLGGIGAIEPIRQEIAETRAAMERAFLQNIRRAIELGMLPAEIDAEVRAALIMSLIEGVIARWLFGLNAPGSGISSKTAEQLASETARFEFFGLLGI; the protein is encoded by the coding sequence ATGGAAATCGCCCTGAGGCGGTTCGCCAAGGACGGCTACCATGTCACGAAAATCTCGGATATCGTAGCCGAAGCAGGCGTGGCGCAAGGCACGTTCTACTGGCATTTCAAGAGCAAGGAAGCGATCGCGCTGGAGATCGTGCTGGACGGACGCCGCCAGCTGCTGGAAGTCATCGCGCAAGGGTACCGCCGGGAGACGGGCACGGTGCAGGACATGGTGCAAGTGTCGGAGGCCCTGCTCGCCAGGCTGTTCCTGTTCGCGGAATCCAATCGGGACCTCATGGAGATGCTGCTCGGAGGCATCGGAGCCATCGAGCCGATCCGTCAGGAAATCGCGGAGACGCGCGCTGCGATGGAAAGAGCCTTCCTGCAAAACATCCGCCGGGCGATCGAGCTTGGAATGCTGCCTGCCGAGATCGATGCCGAAGTCCGGGCCGCCCTCATCATGAGCCTGATCGAAGGCGTCATTGCCCGCTGGCTGTTCGGCCTGAACGCGCCGGGCAGCGGAATCAGCTCCAAGACAGCGGAGCAGCTGGCGTCCGAGACGGCCAGATTCGAATTTTTCGGGCTGCTCGGCATTTAA
- a CDS encoding amino acid ABC transporter ATP-binding protein, which yields MMIQTNRLSKSFGGTEVLKTIDLRVAAKEIVVLLGPSGSGKSTLLRCLNGLEELSGGSVEVNGVRVDSDMPARKKSAGFREIRRNAGMVFQQFNLYPHKTALGNVIESLLTVKKLPREEAERIGCRLLERVGLAAKKDEYPSRLSGGQQQRVAIARALAMEPSVMLFDEPTSALDPELVGEVLEVMRQLAQEGMTMVVVTHEMKFARQVANRVVFMDGGIIVEEREPEAFFRSPGSERARKFLNQLSEH from the coding sequence ATGATGATCCAGACGAACCGGCTGTCGAAATCGTTTGGCGGAACGGAAGTATTGAAAACCATCGATCTTCGGGTTGCGGCGAAGGAAATCGTCGTCCTTCTCGGACCTAGCGGCTCCGGCAAAAGCACGCTGCTGCGCTGTCTCAACGGGCTCGAGGAGCTCAGCGGCGGCTCGGTGGAAGTGAACGGCGTCCGCGTGGATTCGGACATGCCGGCGAGGAAGAAGAGCGCGGGCTTCCGGGAGATCCGGCGCAACGCAGGAATGGTTTTCCAGCAGTTCAACCTGTATCCCCACAAGACGGCTTTGGGCAATGTCATCGAGTCGCTGCTGACTGTCAAGAAGCTGCCGCGGGAGGAGGCCGAGCGCATCGGCTGTCGGCTGCTTGAGCGGGTAGGCCTGGCGGCCAAAAAGGACGAATATCCGTCCCGGCTGTCCGGGGGCCAGCAGCAGCGCGTCGCCATCGCCCGCGCGCTCGCCATGGAGCCGTCCGTCATGCTGTTCGACGAGCCGACATCGGCGCTCGATCCGGAGCTGGTCGGCGAAGTGCTGGAAGTGATGCGGCAGCTGGCCCAGGAAGGGATGACGATGGTCGTCGTCACCCACGAGATGAAGTTCGCCCGGCAGGTGGCCAACCGGGTTGTATTCATGGACGGGGGCATCATTGTCGAGGAGCGGGAGCCGGAGGCGTTCTTCCGCAGTCCGGGGTCCGAACGGGCCCGGAAATTCCTGAATCAGCTCAGCGAGCACTAA
- a CDS encoding transporter substrate-binding domain-containing protein yields the protein MRNKPRKSLYLAASILMLLAFALAGCGAKTNDNAQNAASPAPAGESGSAAPSEGDDNLLAQVKAAGVLKVGLMGTYAPYNFMNDNKEIDGFDADIAKDVAKRLGVKAEFAPQDFSGLIPSLQASKIDVIISQVTITDERKQQIDFTQPYITNQVKIIVRESNDSITKLEDFKGKNIGVGLGTNDEAYLRNEVLPKVGKFNIKTYDDVITSLQDLNAGRIDATINNLYALKPIVDKNGFKVKAVGEAIKSDSAGIAVRKNNPEFLAALDQALTDMKSDGTYTAIFKKWFGEEPASK from the coding sequence ATGCGGAACAAACCAAGGAAATCGCTTTACCTCGCTGCATCCATCCTCATGCTGCTCGCCTTCGCGCTGGCCGGCTGCGGAGCGAAGACGAACGACAATGCCCAAAATGCCGCAAGCCCGGCTCCTGCCGGCGAATCCGGAAGCGCAGCGCCATCGGAAGGAGACGACAATCTCCTCGCTCAGGTGAAAGCTGCCGGCGTGCTGAAGGTCGGGCTCATGGGCACCTACGCGCCTTACAACTTCATGAACGATAACAAGGAAATCGACGGCTTTGACGCAGACATCGCCAAGGATGTCGCCAAACGTCTTGGAGTGAAGGCGGAATTCGCGCCTCAAGACTTCTCCGGCCTCATTCCGAGCCTGCAGGCAAGCAAGATCGATGTCATCATCAGCCAGGTGACCATCACCGACGAGCGCAAGCAGCAGATCGACTTCACTCAGCCGTACATTACGAACCAAGTGAAGATCATCGTCCGCGAAAGCAACGACTCCATCACGAAGCTTGAGGATTTCAAAGGCAAAAACATCGGCGTTGGCCTCGGCACGAACGATGAGGCTTATCTGCGCAATGAAGTGCTGCCCAAGGTCGGCAAGTTCAACATCAAAACCTACGACGACGTCATCACCTCCCTCCAAGACCTCAATGCGGGCCGGATCGACGCCACGATCAACAATCTGTACGCCTTGAAGCCGATCGTGGACAAAAACGGATTCAAAGTGAAGGCGGTTGGAGAAGCGATCAAATCCGATTCCGCGGGAATCGCCGTACGCAAGAACAACCCGGAATTTCTGGCGGCGCTGGATCAAGCTCTGACGGATATGAAATCCGACGGAACGTACACGGCCATCTTCAAGAAATGGTTCGGCGAGGAGCCTGCCTCCAAATAA
- a CDS encoding amino acid ABC transporter permease: MNLVWDNGLFLVKGAYYTLLITVVAMFFGLLIGIVVALARLKGNLAIRWLARAYVSVVRGTPAFVQILIVYYGLVDYGITLGPLTAAYVALSINVGAYLSETFRGAILAIPKGQTEAAYATGMTPWQALRRIIFPQAARVAIAPMGNTFIGMLKETSLVSVITVTELLRSAQLLVAQYYVYMPFYLGVAAMYWVMSTLFSAILEAIEKRLSKVY; the protein is encoded by the coding sequence ATGAATCTGGTATGGGATAACGGGCTCTTCCTGGTGAAGGGCGCCTATTATACGCTGCTGATTACCGTCGTAGCCATGTTCTTCGGCCTGCTGATCGGCATCGTCGTTGCGCTTGCCCGGCTGAAGGGGAACCTTGCTATCCGCTGGCTGGCGCGCGCATACGTCTCCGTCGTTCGCGGCACGCCCGCATTCGTACAAATTCTTATCGTTTATTACGGGCTTGTCGATTACGGAATTACGCTTGGGCCGCTGACAGCCGCCTATGTCGCGTTGAGCATCAATGTCGGCGCCTATTTGTCGGAGACGTTCCGGGGGGCGATACTGGCGATTCCAAAGGGGCAGACCGAAGCGGCTTACGCGACCGGCATGACCCCTTGGCAAGCTTTGAGAAGAATCATATTTCCGCAAGCGGCCCGGGTGGCGATCGCTCCGATGGGCAACACGTTCATCGGCATGCTCAAGGAAACGTCGCTTGTCTCGGTCATTACCGTAACCGAACTGCTGCGGTCCGCTCAATTGCTGGTCGCCCAGTATTATGTGTACATGCCGTTCTACCTCGGCGTGGCGGCGATGTATTGGGTGATGAGCACTCTGTTCTCGGCCATTCTCGAAGCGATCGAGAAACGGCTGTCCAAAGTTTATTGA
- a CDS encoding LacI family DNA-binding transcriptional regulator, with translation MAKLKDIADRVGVSISTVSRVMKNDSNRSVSEETRKKIWEAAEQVGYRSLRQNKTKKSELKYAYNIGCVVAMPQNKYNSPYFSIILEGIEKTLAGLGMRLEFVYSIEEQSGIDELKRLVKDNRIDGMLVVERIHQEAYEWLKGNVKTIVGIDLSDPEVPVVSYDRAAAAKEAVRYLIGQGHRRIAYIGGPELDGDFREEKRFLGYRDAMIEAGLAIEDEWVINVKWDVALSYELTKEAFENNGNSPTAIFAASDMMAIAAMRAATERGLRIPEDISFFGVDNISISEFTSPPLSTIYVPKLEMGMFAVKLLVEYAENQHSVPVRIVIPHKCLLRQSSNNKLG, from the coding sequence ATGGCCAAACTAAAGGATATTGCGGACCGGGTAGGCGTATCTATTTCGACCGTATCCCGGGTGATGAAAAACGACTCGAACCGATCGGTGAGCGAAGAGACCCGCAAAAAGATCTGGGAAGCGGCGGAGCAGGTCGGATACCGCTCCTTGCGCCAGAACAAAACCAAGAAATCCGAATTGAAATACGCCTACAATATCGGCTGTGTCGTGGCCATGCCGCAGAACAAATACAACAGCCCCTATTTCTCCATCATTCTGGAAGGCATCGAGAAGACGCTCGCCGGACTGGGCATGCGCCTGGAGTTCGTCTACAGCATCGAGGAGCAGTCCGGAATCGACGAGCTCAAGCGTCTGGTGAAGGACAACCGGATCGACGGCATGCTTGTCGTGGAGCGCATCCATCAGGAGGCTTACGAGTGGCTGAAGGGGAACGTGAAAACGATCGTCGGAATCGATCTGTCGGATCCCGAAGTTCCGGTAGTCAGCTATGACCGGGCGGCAGCGGCCAAGGAGGCGGTCCGTTATCTGATCGGACAGGGCCATCGCCGGATCGCCTACATCGGAGGTCCGGAGCTTGACGGCGATTTTCGCGAGGAGAAGCGTTTCCTCGGCTATCGCGATGCGATGATCGAGGCCGGCCTGGCAATCGAGGATGAATGGGTCATCAATGTGAAGTGGGATGTCGCCTTGAGCTACGAGCTGACAAAAGAAGCTTTCGAGAACAATGGCAATTCCCCGACCGCCATTTTTGCGGCCAGCGATATGATGGCGATTGCCGCCATGAGGGCGGCGACGGAACGGGGCCTCCGGATTCCGGAGGATATCTCTTTTTTCGGCGTGGACAACATCAGCATCTCGGAGTTCACGTCTCCGCCGCTGTCCACCATCTATGTCCCCAAGCTGGAGATGGGCATGTTCGCCGTCAAGCTGCTGGTCGAATACGCGGAGAATCAGCACTCCGTGCCGGTCCGGATCGTTATTCCGCATAAATGCCTGCTCAGGCAGTCGTCCAACAACAAGCTGGGCTAG
- a CDS encoding carbohydrate ABC transporter permease, producing MSMMRTSKLFFHYLFLLAGLAVFSGPLLWLLTTMLKTQEQTFQFPPKFWPDPFTLGAFSRLFDTMPLMGRWIVNSFAIAGSVGAGTIVFSSLIAFGFARTKAVSRNYLFGIVLATLMIPAQVTLIPLYLLYKDIGWYNTWLPLIVPQTLANPYFIFLFRQFFMTIPRELDEATYVDGGSSWTIYRKVIMPLSGPIVVSAFIFSFVFSWTDFFSPLIFIQSEKLQTLSVGLQMILGQTSHDFPVLAAGSFIALLPIGCIYFFAQRYFIEGVVMTGIK from the coding sequence ATGAGCATGATGCGGACATCCAAGCTGTTTTTCCACTATTTGTTCCTGCTTGCCGGTCTGGCGGTGTTCAGCGGTCCGTTGCTGTGGCTGCTGACGACCATGCTCAAAACCCAGGAGCAGACCTTCCAGTTCCCTCCCAAATTCTGGCCCGATCCCTTTACGCTCGGCGCATTCTCCCGCCTGTTCGACACGATGCCGCTCATGGGGCGCTGGATCGTGAACTCCTTTGCCATTGCCGGATCCGTAGGCGCCGGAACGATCGTGTTCTCCTCGCTGATCGCGTTCGGCTTCGCCAGAACGAAGGCGGTGTCCCGCAACTATCTGTTCGGCATTGTGCTCGCCACGCTGATGATCCCCGCCCAAGTGACGCTCATCCCGCTGTACCTGCTCTACAAGGACATTGGGTGGTACAATACATGGCTTCCGTTGATCGTGCCGCAGACGCTCGCCAATCCGTACTTCATCTTCTTGTTCCGGCAGTTCTTCATGACCATTCCCCGCGAGCTGGACGAGGCTACCTATGTGGACGGAGGAAGCTCCTGGACGATCTACCGCAAGGTCATCATGCCTCTCTCGGGTCCGATCGTCGTGAGCGCCTTCATCTTTTCGTTCGTGTTTTCGTGGACCGACTTCTTCTCTCCGCTCATCTTCATCCAATCCGAGAAGCTGCAGACGCTGAGCGTCGGCCTTCAGATGATACTCGGCCAGACCTCGCATGATTTCCCTGTTCTGGCGGCAGGCTCCTTCATCGCGCTGCTTCCGATCGGCTGCATTTATTTCTTCGCCCAAAGATACTTCATCGAGGGGGTGGTGATGACCGGAATCAAATGA